Proteins from a single region of Labedella gwakjiensis:
- a CDS encoding DMT family transporter, translated as MGKQVGIHSSVVTARLMTIGAAIGFVLSWSSGFVIPALLPADVSWTTLLVWRFVPLAAILVAVVLWRGWHRDVTGGALKRQAIIGLFAQTGYCVFVYAAVGSGVAVGTTALIDAVQPLVVATLVGPLLGLRVHGAQWAGLGAGAIGVALVVGSQIGGAVAHPLAYAFPVLAMACLIVGTFLERRSSTRSPVIVVLTVHIAVTALVCLVLAAVTGTLIPPMTASFWLSASLAAVLPTLAAYGLYWWLLGRIGITALNALLFLIAPATALAGFVLLGEPLTGLTLAGFALCGAGVAAVLAREVRGERVQAVPAPTRAAG; from the coding sequence ATGGGTAAACAGGTCGGTATACATTCGAGTGTCGTCACGGCGCGCCTGATGACGATCGGGGCGGCCATCGGCTTCGTGTTGTCTTGGAGCTCCGGGTTCGTCATCCCGGCTCTCCTCCCGGCCGACGTGTCGTGGACGACCCTTCTGGTCTGGCGGTTCGTGCCGCTCGCCGCGATCCTCGTCGCCGTCGTCCTGTGGCGCGGCTGGCATCGTGACGTGACCGGGGGCGCGCTGAAGCGGCAGGCGATCATCGGTCTCTTCGCCCAGACGGGATACTGCGTCTTCGTCTACGCTGCGGTGGGGTCGGGGGTGGCCGTCGGCACGACGGCCCTCATCGATGCGGTGCAGCCGCTCGTGGTCGCGACCCTCGTCGGTCCGCTGCTCGGGCTACGGGTGCACGGGGCTCAGTGGGCCGGGCTCGGCGCGGGAGCTATCGGGGTCGCGCTCGTGGTCGGGTCGCAGATCGGTGGCGCGGTCGCGCACCCGCTCGCCTACGCCTTCCCCGTGCTCGCGATGGCCTGCCTCATCGTGGGCACCTTCCTCGAACGGCGCTCCTCGACCCGAAGCCCCGTGATCGTGGTCCTCACGGTGCACATCGCGGTCACCGCGCTGGTGTGCCTGGTCCTCGCCGCGGTGACCGGCACCCTCATTCCCCCGATGACCGCGTCGTTCTGGCTCTCGGCGTCGCTCGCAGCGGTGCTGCCCACCCTCGCGGCGTACGGGCTCTACTGGTGGCTGCTCGGACGGATCGGAATCACGGCGCTCAACGCGCTCCTCTTCCTCATCGCACCGGCGACGGCGCTCGCCGGTTTCGTCCTTCTGGGCGAGCCGCTCACCGGCCTGACCCTCGCCGGCTTCGCGCTGTGCGGAGCCGGAGTCGCCGCGGTGCTCGCCCGTGAGGTGAGGGGGGAGCGCGTGCAAGCCGTGCCCGCGCCGACACGCGCTGCCGGGTGA